Genomic segment of Myxococcus stipitatus:
GCTGACCACGGCCTCCACCGGCGCATCACCCGGGGCGTCCGACGCGGGTGACGGTGAGAAGTCGATGACGAAGCGCCGCATCGTGGGCGTGTCCTTCAGCTTCGCGCCCTTCCACGAGTCGCCCGCGTCCACGCGCGTGCTGACCACGGAGGCGCCGGTCTTCGGCCACGGCGAGCGCGAGCCCCAGTGCAGCTTGTAGGCGACGCGCAGCGGCTTGCCGGGGACGAGCGGCTCCTGGGGCACCCAGAAGGCGACGATGTTGTCGTTGGTCTCGTCCGGCGTCGGCAGCTCCACCAGCCGCACCACGCCCGGGCCCCAGTCACCCACGGGCTCCACCCACGCGCTGGGACGGCGCTCGTAATGCGCCTCCAGGTCCTCGTAGCTGCTGAAGGCCGTGTCGCGCTGGAGGACACCGAAGGCCCGAGGGCTGTCCATCTGGAAGCTGGAGACGTTGAGGTGCGCCGGGTTCTGCAGGGGCCGCCAGAGTTGCTCGCCGTTGCGCGACCAGATGAAGAGGCCGTCCGAGTCGTGCACCTCCGGCCGGAAGTCGTCGTAGCCGCCGCGATCATTCTCCCCGTACATGTACATGCTGGTCAGCGGGGCCACGCCCAGCTGCTGCACGGGCTTGCGCGCGAACAACGTGGCCTCCACCTCCATCACCGTGTTGTCCCCGGGAAGGAGCGTGAAGCGGAACGCGCCGGTGACGCTGGGGCTGTCCATCAGCGCGTGCACCACCACGCGTTGCGCGCCGGGCGCGGGCTTCTCCAGCCACATCTCGCGGAACGCGGGGAACTCCTCCGGGCGCGGCGTGGCGGTGTCGATGGCCAGGCCACGCGCGGAGAGGCCATACAGGTTGCCCTTGCCCAGCGCGCGGAAGTAGCTGGCGCCCAGGAACACCACGAGCTCGTCGAAGTACTCCTGGCTGTTGAGCGGGTGCATCAGGCGCATGCCCGCGAAGCCATCCGCCTGCTTGAGCGGACCGGGCTTCACCAGCGGCCCGTACGTGAAGAGCTCCGGCGAGAAGCGCAGCGGCGAGGACTTGCCGCCGGACACCTCGTTCATCGCCACCGGGAACTGGAAGAAGAAGCCCGGGTGGAAGAACTGCGCCTGGAA
This window contains:
- a CDS encoding glucan biosynthesis protein, whose translation is MRREVRAACVRWLGVALVATASTACAAASPSAASVARGAQPFTADTVVERARARAQAAYQEPRSTLPETYKHLSYDAYRDIRFRPEKSQWRAEGLPFQAQFFHPGFFFQFPVAMNEVSGGKSSPLRFSPELFTYGPLVKPGPLKQADGFAGMRLMHPLNSQEYFDELVVFLGASYFRALGKGNLYGLSARGLAIDTATPRPEEFPAFREMWLEKPAPGAQRVVVHALMDSPSVTGAFRFTLLPGDNTVMEVEATLFARKPVQQLGVAPLTSMYMYGENDRGGYDDFRPEVHDSDGLFIWSRNGEQLWRPLQNPAHLNVSSFQMDSPRAFGVLQRDTAFSSYEDLEAHYERRPSAWVEPVGDWGPGVVRLVELPTPDETNDNIVAFWVPQEPLVPGKPLRVAYKLHWGSRSPWPKTGASVVSTRVDAGDSWKGAKLKDTPTMRRFVIDFSPSPASDAPGDAPVEAVVSASSGQVLRPLVTRHTPTGGWRATFELHPASPAAPTELRAFLKRGSETLTETWSYLWIP